One window of Halorubrum sp. CBA1229 genomic DNA carries:
- a CDS encoding orc1/cdc6 family replication initiation protein, which yields MPTDPGPEETPESTGSIKDLILEQEEAASLIKNRSLLEPNEIVDEERIVGRDTQLTDITQHLRVAISNERPPNLLLYGPSGTGKSLIINAVCQNIVELCESRDIRFGVIQMNCQNVGTLGAAVYELARKVSNDIGTTVDVPEHGVPNKKKWRELYRLINEHYDTVVFILDELDMLVGRRDKDEPAFSRLLYQLSRAGSTNEITAQVSVTAITNDTKMMESVGSRALSSFTPEDVHFSDYDANQLREILWAREDAFHEDALSDDVIPLAAAFAAQTNGDARKAIDLMRTAGSIAEKTGANEIREEHVREAQDKVEKNRVLEVTRGISTQKKLCLFATAAVACETGTGAAISPIGYRVYQYLTGTLDSDQYHQETYVNKMKELTTYSLVETERKSQGPHSGSYLEFTFGENPETIIETLREDSRLDDVHDDELRTVVNAQLKK from the coding sequence ATGCCCACGGATCCTGGTCCCGAGGAGACCCCTGAGTCCACGGGTTCTATCAAAGATCTCATTCTCGAGCAGGAGGAAGCCGCGAGTCTCATCAAGAACCGGTCGCTCCTCGAACCGAACGAGATCGTCGACGAAGAACGTATCGTCGGTCGTGACACCCAGCTCACTGATATCACTCAGCACCTTCGCGTTGCGATTAGTAACGAGCGGCCACCGAATCTTCTCCTCTATGGCCCTTCCGGGACCGGGAAATCTCTCATCATCAACGCTGTCTGCCAGAATATCGTCGAACTCTGTGAAAGTCGTGATATCCGGTTCGGCGTCATTCAGATGAACTGCCAGAACGTGGGGACCCTCGGCGCAGCCGTCTACGAACTTGCGCGAAAGGTGTCGAACGACATCGGAACGACTGTCGATGTCCCAGAGCACGGGGTTCCAAACAAGAAAAAATGGCGCGAACTCTACCGCCTCATCAACGAACACTACGATACAGTCGTGTTCATCCTCGACGAACTCGACATGCTCGTCGGTCGTCGCGATAAGGACGAACCAGCCTTCTCCCGACTTCTCTATCAGCTCTCTCGCGCTGGAAGTACTAACGAGATCACCGCCCAAGTCTCCGTGACCGCGATCACGAACGACACGAAAATGATGGAGAGCGTGGGAAGTCGAGCTCTCAGTTCGTTCACCCCCGAGGACGTTCACTTCAGTGACTACGACGCCAACCAGCTCCGGGAAATTCTCTGGGCTCGGGAAGATGCCTTCCACGAGGATGCACTCAGTGACGACGTCATCCCTCTTGCAGCAGCCTTCGCCGCGCAAACCAACGGGGACGCACGGAAGGCGATCGACCTGATGCGAACAGCGGGGTCGATTGCAGAAAAAACGGGTGCAAACGAAATCCGTGAAGAGCACGTTCGAGAAGCTCAGGATAAAGTTGAGAAGAACCGCGTGTTAGAGGTGACTCGTGGGATCAGCACACAGAAGAAGCTCTGTCTTTTCGCGACTGCAGCTGTAGCGTGTGAAACCGGAACTGGTGCAGCGATAAGCCCGATCGGATACCGAGTATATCAGTACCTGACCGGCACCCTTGATTCGGATCAGTACCACCAGGAGACGTACGTGAATAAGATGAAGGAACTCACGACGTATTCCTTGGTTGAGACAGAGCGGAAAAGTCAGGGGCCACACTCGGGCAGCTATCTCGAGTT